The Pongo pygmaeus isolate AG05252 chromosome 20, NHGRI_mPonPyg2-v2.0_pri, whole genome shotgun sequence sequence GAGGTGTCCAGGCTGGATGCTGGGTGTGGAGATGCCCACATCACTCACCTGAGAGGCCGAGTCCCTGACGGCCTTTGCATCCTCCATGCCTGTATCTCCCACGCCCGCTGCTGGCCTTGCCGATTTCTTCCTGCAGGACCTCACTCTGAGAGAAGAGACCAGAGAGCCTTTCAGTGTGGTCAGATCGGGGTGCAGTGGGCAGACCAACCCCTGCCCTGTATTTCCTACTGGGGGCTTGAGGGGTGACTGAGGTGCAACGGTGGTGGTCCAGTTCCAGAGACCCCAACGGTGAAAACAGAGACTCCTGCCTCCTGGATGGTGGGGCCCAAGGTTGCTACAGATGTGGAGCCCCACTAACAAGGACGCTCGTGAAATGCTCACCGTGTACCTGTGAGCTCATTCTTGCCCCAAGCTCTTGACCCATCCAGGTCCTTCCAGCTCTGGCTTCAGAAATTCTGTTCCCGGCCTGCCCTGCCCcaggtctctctctccctccccagggtCGATGCTCACGTGATGAAGATGATGCAGAAGGACAGGAAGGCCAGGGCTGTGGCTCCAGCTCCCCCGACCGCCGCCAGTGTCACTTCTGATAAAGGCCTTGCGGTGCCTACAGATGGATTGGAGTTGCTTTGGGGATTTATATCACGGAGAACTGGGTCTCTTCCCCTCCCACTCTCTGCAGGGCCCTAGACTTCCATTCCCCTCTTCTCCTTCCCAGACACAGAACAGgaatgggagggaggaaaggagactaCTTCTGAGGCCAGTGAGGCATGAGAGTGCTGGATGCAGCTTGTCTTgcctttatgtaaaattttgATATTATGTTCTTGTGGAATCATTttgcattcaattttatttttttcaaaagatcatGGCATTGCAATATTACTTTACTTGCTTTCTGAGTTGGATTTTTCTTTGGCTACTTAAATTTGGTGCCAAGGCAAGTGCCTCACGTGCCTCATCCTAGTCTAAGCACTGCAAAGCAAGGCACTCGTCCTTCCAAACACATCTATCCGGGCCCCAGCTCCTCCCCTCCAAGACCCactcctcccctctccaccccaCACCCATTTCCTGGCAGGGAGAGGACAGTGATGCTCTGGGTCGCAGGGAAGTTCCAGGCCTCACAGCTGAGCACAGACCAGAGCTGAGCTCCCCCTTGAAGCTCCGGGGCAGTGGGTGGACCATGAGGGTGGGGCAGGTGTGttctcctccagcccctcccttACCCACCTGTGCCCTCATTCTGCAGGGAGAGGCTCAGGGAAATGTGCTGGGAGCCCCAAGCGTTCTGAGCTCCGCAGGTGAATTCCCCTTCATCCCCCACGTGCACTCGAGGCAGCTCCAGCAGCCCAGGGTTTGAGGACCGTGAGGGGCACATGGTCAGGCTCCCTCGGGTCCACCTCAGCCTGGCAGGGGGATTGCTGTCGACAGCACAGACCAGGCGCAGAGACTGGCCCTCCAGGACGGAAAGAGATGAGCCATTTCCCAGGGCTGTGGATGctgcagagaaagagacagagggtcAGAGAGACAAATGGatctggagagagaggaaggacaCAGAAAGAGACGGGTGAGAGGAACTGATACACAGACATAGATTGAAGTGCTGGAAAATGCACACTTTCACGGCTCGGTGTTGGGAATGTAAACTTGTCTACTTTTAATTGAGAACAGCTTCACTGAGTCtttcaaaattagaaacaacATACGACACTGGTATATTTCGCTTTTAGGAATTTATCCCATACACTTAGATATTCCTGTGGAAGTAGATACAAGACTATCCACTGCACAGCTTCTGCGGAAGGATACTTGTGCCATGATTTTCCTTAAGGGATGCCACAAAGTCAGAGTCCATCTGTGCAGTGAAATCACACACGGTCCTAGAGGAGGGGGCGGACAGTCTCACTACTATGCCAGACCACCTCTGAGATCCTCCAGGTGCACAAACCAAGACTCAGGGCAGCCTGGACGGACACTGGTCAATTCCGTGGGGGGGGATGGGCATCGGAGGACAGACTTTGCTGTGCATTTTGAATTTCTGCCCATGTGACTGTATCATCTGTGCAGAAGTACTTAGATCGAAACTACTGGGAAAATAGAAAGATCAGACAGAGGAAGTATTCAGGAGATGCCTGACAAGAAACTTGAAAGTCTGGTCCCAAAATAAAAacgaacaaaaaccaaaaaaacaggaGTCTGGTCCGGCTGTGTGAATGTCGCCCTGTCCTTGCTGTGGGGCCAAGGAAGGGGTGTGTGGAGGAGTCTGAGGGGAGTAGGGACAGGATGGGGACAGGAGTTCAGGTGGCCACGCGGGCTGGAGATGTGGGCTCTTGTGCCCTGGGCTCACGTGCAATGGTAGCTCTGTTTCCCAAAGTGAGTCCAGGATGAGGAGAGACCCAGCCCCATCCTGAACTGGAGGCcctgctcccccaaccccagggagGGGGCTCCGTCCTACCTGTGGCATCTCCTTGGAAGACAGTCATGGTCAAGTTCCAAGGAGGGTCTGGGACAGAAAGACATGAAGACCCACATTACTATAAGGGCTGGGGACACTGGCCCTGTCTCCCCAGGAGTTGCAAATACAGAGAAAATGGAGCTGGCATTCTCCTGACCCCACTCCCAGCCCAGATTCTGGGACCCAGAACCAAGTGTCCAGGCTTGAACCCCATCCCCTGCCCTCAGGAACACCTCCCAACCCATGAGGAACCCGGGCGTCTTGGTCCAGCACTCACAGGACACATCAAGTCGGATGGTCCTGGTCGTGGTCACACCTGTCCCAGGCAAGGTCACCTGACAGGTGAGGCTGGTGCCGTGGTCCTGGGGCTTTGGGATAAGGGTGAGCACTGAGGAGCGGGCAGTAGTGGGGCTTGGGGAGGACACAGAGGCCCCAATCCAGGAGATCATGGGTGGCGCCCCCTGCTTACAGGCCCAGGGCACAGAGCAGGTCAGGTTCCTGGGGTGGTCAGACTCTAGGGTCCCTAGGATGAGGATGTCAGGCCTGTGGGTCAGGGCTGGTGAAGATGGGGACACAGGATCAGGAGGAGGTATTTCAGGTGCAGCCCTGGAGGAAGCTCAAGCTCTGGTCCAGCTCCTCCCTGGAGCCCGACTTGCTTCAATCCCAACCCCCTCCCAGGCCCCATCCCAGCCCTGCCTTTCAGCCCCCCATGACCTTCCCCTGTGGCCTGTCCTGGAGCCCGTGCCTTACCTGTCACAAACACAGACAGCTGCTTAACGTTGTAATTCAACTGTGATTTGTAACTCCATTTCATGCTTCCTCTCTCTAGCCGAAAGAAATATGACCCCTTATCCCTCTTCCTGGCGTCTCTGATGCTCAGGGAGCAGTCGTTGCTCCAAATGTCCCCAAGGAGTTGGAATCGGCCCTGGGTCTCTGCCTGCACTTCTCTGTCTGGGTTGTTTGTGGCCACTGGAGCGTCTCGGTATGGTCTGTCTCCTGCCCAGAACCAGTAGCCATGAACTGGGTCAGAATAAGTCCAGCCATCCTTGGGGTAGGAGAAGGAGCAGGGCACATGGACACACAGGCCCTCCTGCACCGTCACCAGCTCCTGCACTTGCAGTAAGTAACCATCCCCatattgtctgtctccctccaTCCCCTTTGTCCCCCGGAgcaggggcagcagcagcagcagcagcagcatgtcTGGGTTTGGAGGTGCCAGGGCCGCCAGGGAACGTCTGTTCCTCAGGGTTCTTCTCTCAGAAACTGAGGGCTCAAAACTTAGGGGAGGTCCCGCAGGAGGTTGGGGGTGAAGTCAGAAGAGTGACCTCCTCAGAGGAGGAACTTCACATGCAGACACTGTCAGGGCCGGGTCAGTCCTGGGAGATCCACCGTCTACCACCCCATGTCCACTCCTGGGAACCCTGAGGCCAGAGAGGGTGAGAGACTCATCCAGATTCCCATCCTATGCAGGGCCCACCCTCTTTCTTGCTTCCCGGACTTGCCCTTCCATTTGGGTAACATTTTCTGCAAGGTGAAATTTGGTACCATCTGGCCAGACCCCTGAATCACCCCTGTGGCTGTCACTGTTTGTGGAGGTCATACCAGCCAAAGGTGGAACTCAGGGCCATGAGAGACCAGGCTGCAGGTGAGGTGAGCAGgcagcctctcctccctctctcagcAGCAATGAAGTGGGCACCTCCTCTTTGCACAACGAAGTCAACACAGCAGAGGCAGACACTGTCCTCAAGGAGTCACTGTGCAGAGGGGAGACACGGAGGCTCCTGACACCTGAGCTCCCCAGGACAGGAGCTTCAGTGGGGGGCACAGGGAAGGGGTCGTTCTCCCCTAGGTCAGGGGTTCAGTCTCAGGAGGACTGAGCAGAGGGACATGGGGCTGTGGAGGTGAGGATTCTGCATGTTGATACACACGAAGgacagggggctgggggaagccTGGCTTGCAGGAGGCCTGGGAAACTGAGGTGTAACTGTTGTACTGTGGGGTTTGGAAGGGAGAAATGTCAGAAGGGAAAGGGTCAATTTGAAAAGGGCACACACTTCTCCCTTTGTTGCAGCTATCTGGGTATCAGAATGGGTTTCTTCACCACCCATGTCTTACTCAGCCACACTTCCCCTGGTTACTCCACAGCTGGAGTCTGCTGGCCCCAGGGCTTTGCTCCTGCAGGCTCTGCTTCCAGGGGTCCAGGTGAACAGGTGTCATGGAACGAGCACACCAGCCCTGGGGTGTGCACCTTCAGCGATGGGCAGGATTTCTTGAGAGAAGAAATGTGCACCTGAATTcaatagattattattattattattattattatttgagacggagtctctctctgtcgccaggctggagtgcagtggtgcgatcccggctcactgcaacctctgactctttggttcaagtgattctcctgcctcagcctcccaagtagctaggattacaggcatatgccaccatgtccagctaatttttctatttttagtagagccggggtttcaccatgttggccaggatggtctcgatgtcctgacctcgtgatccacgcgccttggcctcccaaagtgctgggattacaggtgtgaatcaccgtgcctggcctcaacagATTATTTTAAACTGTGTGGCTGGGGTCTGGGAAGAAGTTGAGGgggatcctgggaggtggagcctccTTTGATTCAGGTCaattttcttgaaacattttttggggggtaaatataagaaatatagaTAAAAACAACCCCCAAAGAAGACCTCAGTGATTTACATCCAATGAGCCCGCTCCTAGAAATGGCACATTGACAAAGTCCCCAGCACTGCTCATTTGTTTCTCCTTCTTATTGGTCACACCCCACTCCCTTCCAAAAGATCCCCTAGCCTCACTTTGGTGCAAATTGCCTCAATGCTTTTGTATGTAGTTTTATTATCTGAGCAGGCTGCATTTACTAAGCTTTTGCACGTTTTTCTGAAGACTTTGTATACACAGAAAATCACACTCTACTTTCCTCCACTCAGCTTCATGGATCTGCCCATCTCCTATCTTCCCCTCACTACTCATAAACTGGAGTAGATCATTCGGCTGTGATAATTGAGAAGGGAAGGTGCAGGGCTTGGGCGTGCATAGCCGACTCCCACCCCCATCACCAAAGCTTGCATTTGTAGCTGGTATCTCATCCTGCAGCCACTTCCCCATCCTGGGCCTCATATCCTTGCCCAGTAGAGACAGCTGCAGCATCTCAATAGTCAGAAGGGCTGAGCCACGACACAGGTGTTTTCCATGGTCCCCAAGTGGTAATTGAAGCCTTCAGTGAAGACTCCTGTGCAGGCCTTGCTCTCCAGCAACTTAGCCAGGCTGGAACTACAATTCCCAGAATCCCCTTCCCTGTTTGCTTCCCAGAGAAAGTTCACCACAAGGGAAGGGGGAAGTTGGAGCAGCAGCCCTGAGGGGTCCGTGTAGGGGCAGGAGCTGTTGCAGCTCTCACATATTGACACTGACCACTGGCCCATCTCATAGGGAGACACGAAAGCCGCTCACCTGTTCACCTGCTGGACGGCAAGGAGGGCATGTGGGACACCATGGGCTGTGCCTCAGGGAGCAGAGAATCATTGAATCCTGACATGGGGATTGGTGACCCACGTGGACACAGGTGGCCCAGAGAGACACGTACAGT is a genomic window containing:
- the LOC129020342 gene encoding sialic acid-binding Ig-like lectin 8 isoform X1; this encodes MLLLLLLLPLLRGTKGMEGDRQYGDGYLLQVQELVTVQEGLCVHVPCSFSYPKDGWTYSDPVHGYWFWAGDRPYRDAPVATNNPDREVQAETQGRFQLLGDIWSNDCSLSIRDARKRDKGSYFFRLERGSMKWSYKSQLNYNVKQLSVFVTALTHRPDILILGTLESDHPRNLTCSVPWACKQGAPPMISWIGASVSSPSPTTARSSVLTLIPKPQDHGTSLTCQVTLPGTGVTTTRTIRLDVSYPPWNLTMTVFQGDATASTALGNGSSLSVLEGQSLRLVCAVDSNPPARLRWTRGSLTMCPSRSSNPGLLELPRVHVGDEGEFTCGAQNAWGSQHISLSLSLQNEGTGTARPLSEVTLAAVGGAGATALAFLSFCIIFITVRSCRKKSARPAAGVGDTGMEDAKAVRDSASQGPLTTSWKDGNPPKKPPPAVAPSSGEEGELHYAILSFHKVKHQDPQGQEATDSEYSEIKIHK
- the LOC129020342 gene encoding sialic acid-binding Ig-like lectin 8 isoform X2, yielding MLLLLLLLPLLRGTKGMEGDRQYGDGYLLQVQELVTVQEGLCVHVPCSFSYPKDGWTYSDPVHGYWFWAGDRPYRDAPVATNNPDREVQAETQGRFQLLGDIWSNDCSLSIRDARKRDKGSYFFRLERGSMKWSYKSQLNYNVKQLSVFVTDPPWNLTMTVFQGDATASTALGNGSSLSVLEGQSLRLVCAVDSNPPARLRWTRGSLTMCPSRSSNPGLLELPRVHVGDEGEFTCGAQNAWGSQHISLSLSLQNEGTGTARPLSEVTLAAVGGAGATALAFLSFCIIFITVRSCRKKSARPAAGVGDTGMEDAKAVRDSASQGPLTTSWKDGNPPKKPPPAVAPSSGEEGELHYAILSFHKVKHQDPQGQEATDSEYSEIKIHK